From the genome of Loxodonta africana isolate mLoxAfr1 chromosome 4, mLoxAfr1.hap2, whole genome shotgun sequence:
ATAAGTGTTCACTAAATGATGAAATTCACTTTCATTAACTTATATTGTTCCATAAGGAGTAAGAGGCACAGTCATGAATTATGATTTTATACTTCATGCATTTACCGAAATTAGATTAACCAAACCATGAGTCAAGTCTGTTTTGTCTTCTTAAAAATTTTACAGTTAAATTTCAAATTCTTCCCTTTTCTGTACACTGTGATTATGAACCCATGGTAAAATACGGTTTCAATCTACATTGTTTATTAAATGTAAAAGTAAACAAATGTAATTTTTCAATGAAGAAAtatttccacttaaaaaaaaactgcagccatgttcaattaaaaaaaaatgctttcaaaaTAATGAAGATTCACTATAATAGAAAAGTGAATAAGATACTTTGAACATACAGCTCTACTGCAGCTAAGAGTTGTAATACATCTCCTCCATTCATGTAATAAAGATAGAAGAGAAGATCTTCTCCATATCGACCAAGCTTTATTGCAGCCAGCTGGAAAAGAAACATAAATTATTCTAAAATGTAAAATGTTTGAAAACCCTAATATATAATTGCCATCACTCAAGTAAAAATGGAAAGATAAATAGAAACTCTTCTTCTTTGTAGCAGGTAACTATTATTACACGATTACACAGATAAAtacttataattttaaaatgagttTATTCATTTAAAAGACTAAAGTCATTTAACAACTATTTCTGGTACATCTATTGATGTACTAATAAGAACAAAAGCTACATAAATCTTCCAAAGCAAGACCAAATGTTGTCTGTCTCACTCCAAGATTTACTAATATCCAATGTAGAAATAATACTAGAACACTGTGCTTAGAGATCCAGGACTCATATTCAAGTCCTAGTTCCATTACTTACTAATATGACCATGGCCGACTTACTTAATGTCAACAAGCTTTAATTGTAAAAAGTGAACTATGGCACCTATGAGTTACTAAGAGAGTAAATGAAATTAAGTGAGTGAATATATATGAAAGCAGCTTGTACAGTGTCAGATACGTGGAAGGCTTATAAGGAATGTTAACTGAATCTACACCAACAGTAATTCACAAATTGTTAGGCTATATGTTTCCCGCAAATTACAGATGGTAAGCACACAAATCATATAAAGagatggtttttattttgtttacacGGATGACCGAAAGATGACTGCCTTACATTTGTCTCcacaaagtgtgatgcagaaatATAACTGTTTATCAAACTAGTAAATGTGAGTTCAGTAGTCACATATTCTCACATAAACTCCCCAAAACAAAAATACTTTTATCTCTTTATCAGATTTTATATCTAAATGTTCATTTGGCTGTGACATATTCTTTGAATGCAACCTTTCTCTCTGTCcatgttattattcccatttaggCAACAGACCTCAACTCAACAACTTCTCAAAGTGGCATGAGGAAAGGTTCTGAACACTTAGATAATAACGAGCAAAACACCTCTATAATGGAGGTGGAAGCAAACTGCACAATTCACAAAGAGAAAAAACCAGCCCACTTCATCTCAAACTTCTTGCCTTCCATTCACTCAGATGTTGAAAGATGTGAGAAATACTTCCTTTACTCTCCTGTCCACAAAATCAGTGTCCATTTAACCACACATCTGTATGGCATAGGCTCAGAACActgtcatttatatatatattatacatatttatacacatatgaataatataaatttttcattaaattaTAGCCTATCAAAGGCTAAAATCTAGACATCTTTACATTTTTTCCCAAAAAGAAATGAATCCTCTTAGTTCTTTCCTAAAGCAAAAGTATTTACCATTTTCTTTCTTAGAAAAACAGATCAAAGCTACAATCtgttttcaaaaaccaaaccagctgccgtcgggtcaattccgactcatagcagccctataggacagtgtagtattgccccgtagggtttccaaggagcaactggtagattcgaactgctagtcttctgtttagcagccatagctttttaaccactgcaccagtagTTACTTTGTAAGTGGAACTCTAGGTAAtcaaaaacatggaacagaaaaatcCACAAGTTGAAGGTCAtagtttatacacacatacacacacacacacacacacatagtcccATCAAAAATACTGTATCTGTAATATCTGTAAAGAAAAATCTTTCTTATTTATAAGGACATAAAATGGGAATATCAGAAGGAAATGTATCAAACTTGCCAAATTAGTTTATTCTCCCACTAACTGTGGTTATGGTTGTACCTTGTTATTAACTACAGGAAATATTTTACCAGTCCTaacattgtttatttttaaagtataacCCCAGGACATCATTAACACAGTAATAtcattaacaaaaataaaaataaacttatgTCATATATAACTGAATGGACTTAAGAAAGCATACCCTTGAGGCCATTACTaagtatttgaaaaatattatgCTGTCTGATATGAAAAACAGCACctaaaaaaatagatatattCATGCTGACTGAGTAGAATAATAAACTACACTCACCTTATCCCTAATGTGAATGTTCGTTAAGTACTCAGATGGAACATGGAAGTCTGgataataaaatgagaaaagccTTATTAACTGATTCTCAGTtataaatatctttttaaaagatTTGAACACAAACAGATTCTCCTACCTATGTCTTGAGGTCGACAAGGTGAAGATGCCCAGGGTGATGCAAATTTGGGATAGAGATTTCTGAataatgggggggggggaggaaaaaaagaaaaacaaaactctgaagtccaaggtagaaaaaaaagatttctaaTCTTGTTTCAAGAAAATCAGGCAAAACAATGACTTCAAATGTAAAATGAATATCTTTACTTATAACTCCCTTTCTTGTATTTACTATGACTTAATTACAGCAGGAAACAGAAAGTTACacacagaggaaaaagaaaagactgcTTCTCAGTATTCTTGCAGTATCAACGATAGTATATCACCATACACAAACATAAGATTTAAATATTTCTACTTTTAATTTACTTTAACTCAGAATGATTTACAGTCATTAACACCGTGCTTCTAAGTAAAACAACTTTTTCATTTATATGCCCAGAGAAAAATCTGTAATGATTAAAAGcaaaagttcaaattcaccaaataTTTCCTGAGCGTCAATTATATGCCTGGCACTGGTCTAGGCGCTTAATATATACCAGTGAGCAAAACAAGATTGCTGACACCCTGAGCTTGTAACaatgaacacaataaatacataaataaatgaattccATGTTAGTGGAGGGATGGGAAAGGATATTCGTTGCATAATTAAGTAGGGTGGTAAGGTTAGGTCTCATAGAGAAGGTGAGAGCTGAACAAAGATTTGAAGAATGTTGAGCGTGATAACCATATTTATTATCTGGCAGAAGAACATTCTAGTCAGAGGGAGCTACTACAGCAACTAAGATAGGGAACAGGAAGAAGGCCGATAAAGTTAAAAGAGGAGTGAACAAAGGGGGAAGCTGTTGAGGTGAAAATAGGGGAGAGACATAGATTATGCAGGACCTTGCAGGCCACTATAAAGACTTTGGGGTTTTACTCAGAATGAAACTGCAAACCCTTACTGGGTTTTAAGCAGAGGAGTAACTTATTTGAAAAGGATAGCCCTGGCTGCTGTATGAAGAGATTGTATGGGAGGGCATAACGGGAGAATCAGAGACACTTGGTGGTTGGCTAATGGCACAAATCCAGGAAGATATGGTGATTTAAGCCAGGGTGGGAGTATTTGGAAGTAGTTAAGATGCGGTCAAATTCTGTatatattttggaaaaagatgggatataggctataaaaaaaatgagaagtgTTAAGGATAATGCCAAGCTTCTGAATAGACAGAATTACCATCAACTGAGATGGAGAAGGCTACAGACGGAGCAGGTTTGGGCAACACATGTCTTGTTAGCAACTGGATCTAGAAATCTCAAGTTCAGGAGAGAAGTCTGCACTGAAAATACAAACATGTGTTTCCTCAATATATAGACTGTATTTAAAGCTATGAGATTGGAAAAAATCAACAGAGTATAGAGAAGAGTACTAACACTAAAggtaaggaagaaaaggaagagcaacCAGCAAGATCAGAAGAAAACTAAGAAAGGTGTCCTCCAAGTCAAGTGAAGAATGTGTTATCAAGGAGGAAGCAATGATTTAGTTATGACAGATACTTCTTTTGGTCAAGGATGATGAGTTCTTAGAGGTGACCACTGAGCTTAATTAACATGGAGGTTATTGGTGACCTTGATGAAAACAGTTGTAGTGGAGTGGTAGGAGCAAAATCCTGACCAAAATGGGTTTAATAGGGAATGGGAAAAGACAAACTGGGAATACAGATATGACTCTTTTGAGTAGTTTTGCTTCTTAGGGGAATAAAGAAATGGAGCAGTAACTGGCAGAAGAAGTTGGGTCAAGAGAAGGTATTTTTTAGGGTGGGAGAAGAACAGCCTATTAATTACTGAAGGAAATGATGCAATAAAGCACAAAAAAGTTAATGATGTAGTTAACAGTGTACTGTTAGAACCGTGATATTGAGTTTCTAAAAGAAGCTTTGAACAGAGGCATGGATCAACTATGGTAATAGAGTGGAAGATAAGAATAAGGTGGGTGTGGATGGTAATAGTTAGATTTGGTGGCAGGACTGTCCACTGTTCTCTtccaatttttcttagtaaagcAGAAATTATCTGAGGGTAAGGATGGGGGGAGAAAAGAGTGAATAGACTAGGCATACCAAGTATGGTTACCTGGCAGAATTAAGGGCAGGGCCCACTGGAGGTTCCTGGCCATGAATTTGAAGTGAGATCAGGCactgaaattttatatttttctccagctaggTTCAGGAGCATGGGTCAGGAATGGAATGGACAGAGATTTAACCAGAGTTGTGGTTTTTGCCATACAAGTAACACAGTGAGACAAAGTGTGAGGGGGGCAAAGGGGTCAAGGGTGTATATAAGGGGGCAATTATGATTGACCATAAAATTTCACTGAGTAAGAAGGGAGTAAGTTCATTTGGTGGGGCAGGgaagaggaggagtatgctgaaGAAATATGAAAAGGTAGAAGAATGGAGTCATATAGTACTAGAgggaaagagatggaaaaagtgaCAGTGAGAGAGCATGGGAAGCCCAGACTTAAAATTATGAAGAAACTGCAGTTAGTGGTAATGACATAGTCAAAGGTATGACTAAAGAAATAAGTGGCTGAGGTAGGGTGGAAGATAAGATTACTGGAGGAGAGAAATTCAAGAAGCTGGGAGTTCAGGATGTTGCAAGTATCagatacatgtatttttaaaCTGCCAAATCATGACAGGAATAATCCTGGAGTGTGACAGTAATCCAGGAGCTAATATGAAGGGGGATGACTCTAAGAGTCAGCAGATGACAGCAACAATGAACAGCAGTGATATATATAATCTGATGACATGAAATTAAAAACTGGAAATTTGCAGAGAGGAATTATATACAAAGGGCGAGGAAAAGTAAAAACTTACTCAGGAGAGTTCAGATTGAGGCCTAATGTTGTCAAGTCACTTCCTAATGCAAGGTGTACCATTCCTGGGTCTGTCTCTGCTGCCCTGATAAATGTTAACAGGCCAATCATTCCAAATTGGTCCGTCACCATCCCTTGAGGAATGTTAGTAACCCGACCTGTATAAGAAGAACATAATCATTTTTACATATGcagaaaagtaaagaaaatgtattttataatATCTTTGACGTATTTTTAGAGTCCCACCATCAGGTAACACCTGGATCCCTTTTTTCTGCtggttattattttgtgttgttgaACTTTTGTCTCCAGGGAATTTGGGTCCATCTGTACTTGAAGTTGTCTTGCCAGATGTATTCAAattctaacaacaaaaataaaaaaagtgacATTAAAATTTAAGTGTAAAAATTCGAGTTTATATATTAATACCTTGCTATTCATTCTTTATTCCATTTAAATTGGTAGTAAATTATTACCTGTTTTTCAAGCtctacatggattttttttttgtttgtttccacagTAGTCTTACGGTATACAAATAAATCCTGTATCATTCACATTTGAGTACTTAAAGGACAAGAAGTCTATGAAAAATACTCTTATTTACCTTGCATCTTtagtcacaggaaaaaaaatatacacatatacacacacatataatgtatataaacatatagtttaaatatatgtatttatgtgtgtgtatgcatatatgtatatatcttagGACTTTGTATTTTGGAATACACTTGAAGTTAAACTCTTCAATGTTTTCATTTAGAAGTGAAACTAAACATAGTACGTTACCTAGAATGTCATCAGAACAACCTCCAAGAAAAGTTAGAATGTATGAACTTCTTAATTTGTACTCTAATTCTTACCCAACAATCTTCCTTATCAATTATTTTAACAATATACATCggaaatttttttgttattttcaatGAAATGtggaagaaataaacaaattCGTTAAGTCAGAAAGAGGAAGCTGAGTTGGCTGAATCAACACAGGAATAAAAATGTGTACAAAGATTCTTCAAGGAGAAAACTTACTCAAGAAAAACACAGCTCCTTAGAAGGCTATAATATCAAACTTCATGGGATCCAGCTGACAGGGACTACAATAAAAGTCTAAATTAACTCTGAGAAGTTCAacagaaatttgcaaacctatatgaaataggaaaaaatagGCTATCTTCTAAGTTATAAAGGTTCTCCACATTCTTCAGAAGTTAGATTATTACAGATTTTCAAAGATAAGCAGTTTTGTAATAGTATTTAGTAATTCCTTTAATAAGTCTATAGAACTGTTAATATAAGAGAAATATGAGGAGAAAAATCTACACAACTCACATATATAATGGTCAGTTACTTACAGATTTACTGTCATCATTACTTGATGTTGGATCTTTATAGCTGGAGCCAGGTAATGCTGGAAAATCTTCGTTGTGTATTGAGAAGTCCTGGGATTGTTCGTTTGCTGGCTTTGTTACCATTCCAACTATGTaatgaaaacaacccaaagaGTCGCAattgatatttatgatatttttGCTATGGCTTATAAAAATTTAACTTTTCTCATGAtgatatataaaaattattttttaatgctaTAAAAATGCACTTCAAAAAAATAGTATACAGGATGATAAAgaactatatttttatataccgATTAACAATTCTACAGAATAATACAAGAGAAATAAGTGGTAATCCTGTAATTCTAATCtaatgtcatatatatatatgcttaatGATTTGATATTGGTAATTATTAAAAACTTTGGCTTACAAGCTTGCTGTATGTAAATACTTGACTAGGTACTATAAACACCAGTAACCACCAAATacaaatgaacacaataaatttaaaaagaacatgTCAGTATTCTACCTGAAAGTGACTTACAGAATGAGCAAATTGCAATCAATTATAAAACAACTCCATATTATTTCAGATTTTCTGGACTCCATGTTACAGATGTAAAACATGCAAGAACTGGGAAGTAATTCTCCCACTATACTTGGCATTAGTCAGGCCCTTATTGGAGAACAAATCCAGTTTGGGGCTCCACAATTCAAGAACGATATGGAGAAACTAGAGATGGTCCAAGGAGAGCAACGGAAACGACTAAAGGGATGAAAAAATGGACCTATGAGGAAAGGTTAAAAATATTAGAGTCTGAACTGTGAATCAAGTAGCTAGGTACTCAACTTCCAGGACTGATCATCTTTTGTCATTTTTAGAAGACTGATTGGAAACCTTAGAATAAGAACAATAAAATTTTTCCTTCTTCACATATTGTTATTTGTATTCATATTCTCAAAGGCATAAAAATCCTTcttggttaaaaataaaaaaaaattataattctaTCTTAGAATAACTaataaattaaaccaaaaaaccaaacctactgccgctgagtcgcttccgactcataacgacctgtAAGTTCGTTGTTTCTGATTTTCCTGAAAGAAACAACTAGATGCAAAGGATAAAAAGAGTATGTTTACACTGCTATTATACTGTTTTCATATTTGAATTGTTATTGCACAGGTTcccctctccctctttcttttcaTCTAGCTCCTATTATCCAAATTTCTTATTAGGGACAGTGAACAACGGTGATGGAGGACATTAATGGTGGCCAAGTATCTACATAAACTATACATGACCCATGAGCAGGGGTAGGGGGCTAAGAGGTGGTAGtaattttttcccccagaggACATTTaccaatgtctggagacatttgtgGTTGatagtgctactggcatctagtgaacAGAGACCAGGAATGTTGCTAAACATTCTACCATGCACAGCATAGGCATAGGCATCACAACCTctgccccaaaacaaagaattatccagcccaaagtATCAGAAGTATAGAGGTTGAGAAACTTTGGCTTAGAGAAACATCTTCAATGTGTGGTCAGTATGATTAATCACTAAGATGTGTTCTTTTAGAAAATATGAGATGAATTAAGAGGAGAAAAGGCAGACTACAAAATAATCTCTTAAGGTCTTGTATTAAGGCAGAGAAgccaaaagaaaataatttttgaatacTAATGAGGACTTTCTTTTGGGTTTCTGTACAACCTAAGTTTCTCCTATTTAACCTAGTTTTTATGGTATTCTGGGAGAAAAAAAGCACTTTGCACATATCAACTGTCAAAATTATACTAACCTTTATAGAAAGCACATACATCTATATGtgcacatacatatgcatatgcaCAAACACATAGATATATATGAATGTGTGTGTTCACTGGAAACTTTCTATTGGACATTTAAAAGTATAATTACCATAAGGAGCTCTTCCAGCCAAGGGATTTATTAATGGAGTTGGGTTACCACTTCCTTCCCTTCTGTTTCGGTCTGCTAAT
Proteins encoded in this window:
- the CNOT2 gene encoding CCR4-NOT transcription complex subunit 2 isoform X5, producing the protein MRGMSNNTPQLNRSLSQGTQLPSHVTPTTGVPTMSLHTPPSPSRGILPMNPRNMMNHSQVGQGIGIPSRTNSMSSSGLGSPNRSSPSIICMPKQQPSRQPFTVNSMSGFGMNRNQAFGMNNSLSSNIFNGTDGSENVTGLDLSDFPALADRNRREGSGNPTPLINPLAGRAPYVGMVTKPANEQSQDFSIHNEDFPALPGSSYKDPTSSNDDSKSNLNTSGKTTSSTDGPKFPGDKSSTTQNNNQQKKGIQVLPDGRVTNIPQGMVTDQFGMIGLLTFIRAAETDPGMVHLALGSDLTTLGLNLNSPENLYPKFASPWASSPCRPQDIDFHVPSEYLTNIHIRDKLAAIKLGRYGEDLLFYLYYMNGGDVLQLLAAVELFNRDWRYHKEERVWITRAPGMEPTMKTNTYERGTYYFFDCLNWRKVAKEFHLEYDKLEERPHLPSTFNYNPAQQAF
- the CNOT2 gene encoding CCR4-NOT transcription complex subunit 2 isoform X6 — translated: MGIPEHLIVLMRNLYVDQEALIQTEQGMLCVVLNQESTVRKGHDSMVRTDGHTLSEKRNYQVTNSMFGASRKKFVEGVDSDYHDENMYYSQSSMFPHRSEKDMLASPSTSGQLSQFGASLYGQQNGSENVTGLDLSDFPALADRNRREGSGNPTPLINPLAGRAPYVGMVTKPANEQSQDFSIHNEDFPALPGSSYKDPTSSNDDSKSNLNTSGKTTSSTDGPKFPGDKSSTTQNNNQQKKGIQVLPDGRVTNIPQGMVTDQFGMIGLLTFIRAAETDPGMVHLALGSDLTTLGLNLNSPENLYPKFASPWASSPCRPQDIDFHVPSEYLTNIHIRDKLAAIKLGRYGEDLLFYLYYMNGGDVLQLLAAVELFNRDWRYHKEERVWITRAPGMEPTMKTNTYERGTYYFFDCLNWRKVAKEFHLEYDKLEERPHLPSTFNYNPAQQAF